A region from the Gemmatimonadaceae bacterium genome encodes:
- a CDS encoding glucose 1-dehydrogenase, with product MINLSGKVALVTGGARGIGAACARLLAQAGCDVGIAYRSRDAEADAVLAEIGAAGRRGFAYKGDLSTRSANDAFVQEAVAQFGRVDIFVGNSGIWPDIPVSVRDLDDDRWRQTLATNVDGMFFGARAAIRHMPNGGRLIFISSTAGQRGEAGHADYAASKGAMISFVKSMAVEVGPRDITVNSVAPGWVDTEAVARPFAGEGVERIAANIPLGRVASPMDIAGPVLFLASPLARHVTGEILNVNGGSVLCG from the coding sequence ATGATCAACCTCTCGGGAAAGGTCGCGCTCGTCACCGGCGGCGCCCGCGGCATTGGCGCGGCGTGTGCGCGCCTGCTGGCCCAGGCTGGCTGCGACGTGGGGATCGCGTACCGTTCGCGCGACGCCGAAGCGGACGCCGTGCTGGCGGAGATCGGTGCCGCCGGTCGGCGCGGCTTTGCGTACAAGGGAGACCTGTCGACCCGCTCGGCCAATGACGCCTTTGTGCAGGAGGCCGTCGCGCAGTTCGGCCGCGTGGACATCTTCGTCGGCAATTCGGGTATCTGGCCGGACATCCCGGTGTCCGTGCGCGACCTCGATGATGATCGCTGGCGCCAGACGCTGGCCACGAACGTGGACGGGATGTTCTTTGGCGCCCGCGCAGCGATCCGCCACATGCCGAATGGTGGTCGGCTGATCTTCATCTCGAGTACCGCCGGGCAGCGTGGGGAGGCCGGGCACGCCGATTACGCCGCGTCCAAGGGCGCCATGATCTCGTTCGTGAAGTCGATGGCGGTGGAGGTCGGCCCGCGTGACATCACGGTGAATAGCGTCGCGCCGGGTTGGGTGGATACCGAAGCGGTGGCACGCCCCTTCGCCGGCGAGGGCGTGGAGCGCATTGCCGCGAACATCCCGCTGGGCCGGGTCGCCTCCCCGATGGACATCGCGGGGCCGGTGCTCTTCCTGGCGAGTCCCTTGGCCCGTCACGTGACCGGGGAGATCCTGAACGTGAACGGCGGGAGCGTGCTCTGCGGCTGA
- a CDS encoding SIS domain-containing protein, with product MTTSHDPTAVAPILGALRELADTATRTAAQLEQDLGAALAMVQATVARGGTIFFCGNGGSAADAQHLATEYVVRYMRNRRPYPAVALTTDSSLLTATGNDFGFDHIFERQVQALARVGDLLVIHSTSGNSPNVLLAADAAREKGVAVLALSAKDGGALKAKADLCLVVPTTRTDRAQELHLCIQHAICDAIEATL from the coding sequence ATGACGACCTCACACGATCCGACCGCGGTCGCGCCAATCCTTGGCGCCCTGCGCGAACTGGCAGACACCGCCACCCGCACCGCCGCGCAGCTCGAGCAGGATCTGGGCGCCGCGCTGGCGATGGTGCAGGCCACCGTGGCCCGCGGCGGTACGATCTTCTTCTGCGGCAATGGCGGGTCGGCTGCCGATGCGCAGCACCTCGCCACCGAGTACGTCGTGCGGTACATGCGGAATCGTCGTCCGTATCCGGCGGTGGCCCTGACGACCGACTCCTCGCTGCTGACCGCGACCGGGAATGACTTCGGGTTCGATCACATCTTCGAACGCCAAGTGCAAGCGCTGGCAAGAGTTGGCGACCTGCTGGTCATCCACTCCACGAGCGGCAATTCGCCGAATGTGCTGCTCGCGGCCGATGCGGCGCGCGAGAAAGGCGTCGCGGTGCTCGCGTTGTCGGCCAAGGATGGCGGTGCCCTGAAGGCAAAGGCGGACCTGTGTCTCGTCGTGCCCACGACGCGCACCGATCGGGCGCAGGAACTCCACTTGTGCATTCAGCACGCCATCTGTGATGCCATCGAGGCCACGCTATGA